A stretch of DNA from Macrotis lagotis isolate mMagLag1 chromosome X, bilby.v1.9.chrom.fasta, whole genome shotgun sequence:
CAACCATATGAAATATAGTGAGTCACATGTAAATGTGGTATTGGGGACAATATTGTTAAGTCAATTAAATTTCTGCTGTCTTAGTTTGCATTgatcttttttataaatatactaAAACTTTTATCTAGCTTTTGTGTTATTGAGATTTAACATTTTACCTAGATTCTATGAAATCAAGCATTAGTAAAGAATCAATATATTGGATGCTCACCTGCATAATTAATGTTCATGAAATACTTTGAAAGCCTTGAATggaagcatttattattattatttcatgaaCTAGATGAATATCAACCATCCAAATATAAACTAAATTACTGAATTGAAAAGCTAATAAGGAAGACTAccaatatcaaattataaatctACTGGAATTCAAATATTGTCCTGAAAATTTATCTGTGTCTATATATCAATGGATTTTTACGTTTTCATGAGTTCATTGTAACTATTCAAGTCtaaaatcaaacatttaagaTTTAAGCTTCCTGTTGCTAACTTAATGCctctaagtaatttattttttgtattgggaggctttttttcttcaggatttttttatgTAATGCCATACCATACTTAAGACTCTAAccagttttttaaatatttttctttattcctagtTGATCCTACAGATACAACAATGTCTGACAACGGAGACATCCGATTCAGCAATCTCTCTTGGGATCAAGTTAAACTACTGGATCAAGTGCTGAGTGAAGATGTACCAATTCATGGAAGGGGAAATTTCCCAACTCTAGAAGTGAAAACAAAGGATATCATCCTTGTGATACAAGATCAActccaaaagaaaaagatcattaTTAAAGATATCCGGCTGAATGGTTCAACAGCTAGCCACATCCTTGCAAACCAGAATGGAACCACTTACAAGGATCTTGACATCATTTTTGGTATTGGGTATCTAGGTGAGGTAGAATTTCACATCGTTAAGGAAACAGTTCTGTATTGCCTGCAAGATTTCTTTCCAAAAGGCGTCAATAAAGAAAAGATCACAGCAGACATCATGAAAGATGCTTATGTCCAAAAGATGGTGAAAATTTGCAATAATCATGACCGCTGGAGTCTCATCTCTCTATCAAACAACACTGGGAAGAACATGGAATTCAAATTTGTTAATAACCTTAGACGTCAATTTGAATTCAGTGTCGATTCTTTTCAGATAATCCTCAACAACCTTCTAGATGTCTACAGAGATACCAATTATGTGTTGAGTGAAGAATCCTTCCCTATTATTGTGGCAGAGAGTATGTATGGAGACATCGAAGAAGCACTGGATCATCTGCGAAACAAGCTTATTGCTACCaaaaaccctgaagaaattaGAGGTGGAGGTCTCCTCAAGTACAGCAATCTGCTGGTCCGTGATTTCAAGGCAGCAAATGAGATAGAAATCAAAACCTTGGAGCGTTACATGTGTTCCAGATTCTTCATTGATTTTCCTGATGTGATAGAACAACAAAAGAAGATTGAGTCCTATCTACAGAACCATTTCATAGGTGAAGAGAACAGCAAATATGATTACCTGATGACCTTGCGCAGTGTTGTCAACGAAAGCACCGTTTGCCTCATGGGGCATGAAAGAAGACAGACCCTGAATATGATCACCATTATGGCTCTCAGAATTCTCGGAGAACAAAACATCATACCCAACGCAGCCAACGTGACCTGCTATTACCAGCCTGCTCCATATGTCGCTGATAGAAATTTCAGCAGTTACTATGTGGCTCATGGCCATCCTTTCGTCTTTCAGTCATACCCACTGCATTTTCATGTGCATAATGGTATGGTTTAAGTAAAACTTAagaagagaaccagaagaaataaagatcTCTTTCAAGCAAGTTTTCAAATTCcattgattttaagattttttttcattactagTTATTTCCTATCAGTCACAATCTATACCATCTACCATCCATAAAGGCAGAccatgaaaaaattataataccAAAAACTAACTCTTATTTTACCATTTACAATGACTTTTGAGTGTTCCCAAGAAATGCAGTGgaggtgttttcatttttgatagaaaagaagaaaagactcatTTCCAAATATAGATGCTCAGTTATGCCAAGTGCTACAAAGTTTTATAAATAAACACAAACAGAACTGTTTTTATGACTTAAGTCTTTCATCTACCACGTCAAGAAAATATTCAAGCATATGACAAGAAGAAATGCCTAATTTCAGAGGTCCCAGATTCAGAAGAGTTTAAAATGATGGCTACAGCAAGCATGGACCTTCTTTTAATCAAATATAGGgtcaaattcaaaaatcttaccTTACATAGTTCAAAAATAGTTTTGAGAAAGCAGGCTGTATTATCTCACAAATTTTACTTTTGCTTATTAGATTGGTGATAAAGTTATTTTGAGTCTCTAACTGAAACAATGAAAAACCATCAGTACAATAGTTCTAATGATTACTTGTACAAGTCATTTTGGTATCCTCACTGAATGAGAAATGATAAATTCTACATGCAGAAGCATTCTGTAAATAATTGTCCAACTAAAACGGGAAAAATCCAGGCAGGTTTagggcatttaaaaaatttttcatagtAGCACTTACAATTTCATTATAGATTTGTCCTCTATTTTAAGATGTCTGTATATTAGGAGCAGATGATCTAATGAATAGATAAGTaagcattttggttttctttttgtcttgacCAAAGATCAGTTTCCAGTATGCCACTCAAGCACCTCCCTGTGTCAGCTTTCCCCTAAATGCTGTAATTTATTCTTTCAGGTGGACCTGCTCAATACTGAGTTCACTGGGCCAATCAGATATGTTGTTTGCAAATCTACCAATGAGATTaaatgttgtttgtttttttctcctctcttcataTACTTATTCACTTGTGAATAGTATTCTGGAGCATCGTGTGGAGAAGACGAAGCTTATCTCCAGGATGAACGTATGTAACAAAGCTGGAAGACTTCCAGCACTTTTTCTGGGTTCTGAATAGCATTCTGAGTTCTCCATTTTACATTGTTATCATATCTCTCTATCATATTATGCTTCTTTCTTTTAagactttcattttcctttttaaactaATTAAGTATTTCAatcagattttgttttctttatagtACTTCCAAACAcaaaaaaatctgttattttcAACTAAACGGTCTTTCTGGGATCTGCCATTTTTCACATCAATGAATATATGCTGATACACTATTTACTACAATTTAACTCCTGATCTTTAACCCCAACACTATACACACAGGAAAGTATAAAGTCATTTTTGTCAAGAAGTTATATTCAGTGTTTCATGAATCTATTAGTTgttagaaacaaagaaaaaccccATTGttcctgtatatattttttgaagaGCAACAAGTATTGTAGGTGAACTCTCGTGAATGCTTTTCTTCATTCCCACAGGGATTAAATCATCTCTATGACCCATATAGAACTAAGACTCCAAGGCAATgatttatatttagaaaaataaaacaatagttaTACTTAACATCTTCCAGGTTATGTGTAGAAGGCATTTCTGTGAAGAATGTGGCCAGAAGGGAGAATTTCTTTACAGAACTGTACTTGTGAGACCCAAGTTTAAATTGATACCACTGAATACTGGCATTAATGCAAGTAGTTTGAAAAAGAATTATTACACTGCACAATAAGAAATAATCCTCACAGATCAGTGGTGACATTTGGACCATTCCTTTCAAGTGTCAATAATTCGCTCTGACATTATAGACAGCCCTGGATGCTCATACTTTCTTCTCTGTAGTAGAGGGAACCCAGAAACCCACAAGTGAATTATTGACTTAGATTACTGACATATACACAGTCACAGAAGTAGCAGAGTGTGATCTCCATGAGAATGATGGCAGTGATGAGTGTGATAAGTAGCCTTTGTACTATCATATTCAGCATAAGCAAATCATCTTCAATGAGGAGTCCTTTACAAAGGAATCATTTCATATCCTGGACCAACAGTAatagaaacaaattaaattttcaaaaaactagACAAAGAAAGTGTACCCAGGAAATTTCTACAAAGAAAATACTAATGAGAAATTCAGAGCTCAGTTAAGAAATCTAGTCAGTTGTACCATTTAACTCCTAAATGAGTCTTTTAAAAGATAAGCCTGCTTGGATTTTTCTTTGTACTGACTTAAAAAGTGGCCCATAcctttacataaaattaaaaagtagtaGTCAGAACTTAAAAGGGGGACATACTGGGAAAGagttttgaaaattacttttgttaAATCAGGTAACTTACTTTTTGGGAAAATACATTAAATGGTTTCcatgtaaattattttctaaataagtTTCAGAAGCTCTGCAGGGTGACATTGGCACACCTCTTCAAAACCTTCAAAAAGCAATGATCATTCATGGAGTGAGCCCTGTGTAAAAAAGTCACTATTTCCTCCAGATCTGGTTTATGTTGGAGTTATTTTAGCTTAATGACAGCAGATGCCCTTTAAATATAAGATTGAGAAAATAGCCTAACagttctttgaaaattaaaattccattatttttttaaaagtacctaAGTCCATCTTTACCCAGTATAAAAAGCATGATTATCATCTCATGGGTAAATAATACAGGAACTAAAACAGAAGCTGATTTTAGAAATGTGGAAGCACATGTTTAGTATATCATCAGTAGAAATTTGCATGAAAGTCAATGCATATTTCCTGACTTGATGAGAATATCTCTAAAAAGGTGTCCACATTTTTAGGATAATCTTTACATTTCCCAAACGTTAATATTTATTTGCCCCAAGATTAAACATTCATAATTCTTGTTTCTTATAACATGGCACCTTTACCTTTCTAACTGCCTGCTAATATTAATGATTATTAGTCTCAGAGTGAAGAAATTCAATTTACTCCCACTCAAAATTTCAGTGAAATCTAGATCAAGCTTGCTTAGGGTCAAGAACGATTTTAATTACATGAATGGCAGTTTAATTCAATGAAAGAGGCTTTCATGCAGTTATAGTGAGAGAACCAAGTTTAATGGGTGTTAGATTGTTCAGGATTTCCCCCATCAGAGGTACAGCAGCCTTAACAATTCAGACACTATAATTCTGGAGATGAATGTTCACCTTTCAATCTGAATAAAGCAGCAATTCTCGgctttttaaggaggaaaatatCTTAATTTGAATGCTATATTAAAGAAGATACCAGAGTTGGGATTGATGTAAAATTGCACTTTTAGGGGAGAGGGGATAAAAAAATAGTCAGTGGGCTAGCATCTTaagcaaatttcagaaaattatttttttaaataatcaaaacattttaaaaaccagatttTAGTTTAGAATCAAATTTGTAATAAATTATAAgtcaaaattcacaaaatatttttaaaataatctttcccATAGAATAAACTATTTTTGAAACTAATATACCTTTACAAATTATAACAGTATTACATTTGTTGGCTAATTTTGGTTCAACATATTTCAAAAGGAGAGCCTCCAGTTTGCCTATTCTGTCATTGCCTAAATTTACCACACCTCAGCCTGCTCAAACTGGGTAGGAGGTATACTATTTATTGGTCACATTTTCAGGTTTGACTTAGATGTAGCTAATACAACTTGGTATGCCAGTTGTCAGATGACTAATGTTAGAACTCTAAAGGGGAGACAGAGAGCTCCGAATTGTAAAAGATATTTCACTgttgctcttt
This window harbors:
- the TENT5D gene encoding terminal nucleotidyltransferase 5D encodes the protein MSDNGDIRFSNLSWDQVKLLDQVLSEDVPIHGRGNFPTLEVKTKDIILVIQDQLQKKKIIIKDIRLNGSTASHILANQNGTTYKDLDIIFGIGYLGEVEFHIVKETVLYCLQDFFPKGVNKEKITADIMKDAYVQKMVKICNNHDRWSLISLSNNTGKNMEFKFVNNLRRQFEFSVDSFQIILNNLLDVYRDTNYVLSEESFPIIVAESMYGDIEEALDHLRNKLIATKNPEEIRGGGLLKYSNLLVRDFKAANEIEIKTLERYMCSRFFIDFPDVIEQQKKIESYLQNHFIGEENSKYDYLMTLRSVVNESTVCLMGHERRQTLNMITIMALRILGEQNIIPNAANVTCYYQPAPYVADRNFSSYYVAHGHPFVFQSYPLHFHVHNGMV